AAGGCTGCTCAGCGCGTTAACCACGCTGGGCTCCGGGCGGGCAATCACCAGGGAGCGCACTGTGTGCCCGGCCCCTGCCACGGCCACGCCGCGCTCAATGGCGGTGTGAATGGCGCTGATCTCCCCTTCAAAACAGACACTGACCAGGCCCGAACCCACCTTGCGATAGCCAATGCAGGTGACCCCGGCGGCTTTACAGGCCGCGTCAACGGCCTGAATGGCGCTGACCAGCCCTCGTGTCTCAATGACGCCTAAGCTTTTCATTCTCGGCTCCTGTTAATGGCGGACTAAGCGAATATCAAAATCAAATTGCCGGAAGAAGGCCTCCAGCTGGTCCAGCTCTTGCGGTGCGTAAGACGGATCCCCGCTCACCGGGTAGGGCATATCCAGGCGCTCATATTTTTTGCGCCCCAGCTGGTGGTAGGGCAGGATGTCAATGCGGCGGATATTTCCGCGCTTCGCCAGCTTTTGCACGTAGGTTATCGCGCCGGTGATGGCGTCGAACGAATCGTTGTAACCGCGAATCAGCGGCATACGCACAATCACGCTGGCACCGGAGTCCACCAGCCATTCAAGATTGCGGCGGATCCCCTCATTGCCGATACCGAGCATCCCCTTGTGCTGTTCACTGTCTATCTGTTTGAGATCAAACAGGAAGGTGTCGGTTACCGGTGCCAGTTTCTGGTAGTTGGCCAGCGGCGTGGTGCCCTGGGTCTCCACGGCGGTATTGATCATCATTTTTTTGCATTCGCTGAATAAGGCGACGGCAAAATCGGTTTGCAGGCTCATTTCACCGCCGCCGATGGTCACGCCACCGCCGGAGGAGATATAAAAGTCATAGTCCTGCATGATTATCTCCATCAGCTCGCTGACGGTGACATCCCGGCCCATGATGTCCAGTGCGCGCCGGGTGCAAATCTCTTCACACTTGCGGCATCCCACACAGGTTTTGCTGCGGTCGACAACGTGCTTCATGACGCCGTTCTCAGCCACCTGAGTGTGCACCCCGGCCGGGCAGACACTGGCACACTCGCCGCAGTTAATGCATTTGTCGTGCGAGAACATTACCTGAAACTGCTGAGTCAGCCCTTCCGGGTTGGCGCACCAGGGGCAGCGCAGGTTGCAGCCCTTAAAAAACACCAGTGTGCGGATGCCATCGCCGTCATAGATGGAATACTTCTGGATATTGAAAATGCGCCCGGTTAATTCTTGTGTTGCTATCACGCGTGCCTCCCGCTCCCCCGGGCGGCCCGATAGCCAGCCCGGGGGAGAACCTCCGGTTATGTCAAATGCGGCAGTCAGAAATTAAAATTTCTCAATCACCGTGCGGCTGATGATTTCGTCCTGCACCTCTTTGCACAGCTCAACGAAGTAGGCGCTGTAACCGGCAACGCGCACGATAAGGTCGCGGTATTTCTCCGGCTCCTGCTGCGCCTTTTTCAGCACTTCGTTATCCACATAGCTGAACTGCATCTGGCCGTTGCCGAGGATAGACGCGGTACGCAGCAGCGTAATCAGACCGTGGCGGCCCTCCTGGGTATCCAGCAACCCTTTGAGGAACTTGAAGTTATGCACCATGCCGATGTTCATGGTCTCCACGTTCATCTTGCTGACCGACTTGATAATCGCCGTCGGGCCTTGTTTATCCGCGCCCTGGGTCGGGCTGATCCCGTCAGAGAGCGGCATCCACGCCAGGCGGCCGTTGGGGGTGGCGTTGGTCAGCTCACCAATTGGCGTGTTGTTGGAGATGGACAAGGTGCCGTGGCTGAGGGTGGAGTAGAGCATCTGGTATTTGCGGCACTCTTTCTCGGTCCACTCGGTAATATCCAGCGCATACTGGTCGGCATAGTTGTCGTCGTTGCCGTATTTCGGCGCGTTCAGACAGTCGCGGCGCAGCGCTTCATAGCCTTCAAAGTTCGCCAGCAGCGCATCGCGAATCTGTTCGAGGGTGTATTTGCGCTCGTCGAACACCAGCTTGCGGATGGCCGCCATGGAGTCCACATAGGTCGCCAGCCCTGAGAAAATCAGCCCCGGCCCGTGGTTGACCATAGCCCCCCCGGCGGCAACGTCTTTGCCGCTCTCCATGCAGCCTTCCACCAGCAGGGACATCAGCGGTTTGGGGGCCACATCGCGGTGAACACGCTGGCTGATAACCGTACCAATGGCCGACAGGCGCACGATATGGGCAATCTGCTGTTTTACGGCCGCGTCGAACGCTTCAAACGTGTTCAGGTTTTGCAGCTCACCGGTATCCAGCCCCTGGTAGCTGTCAAATAGCACCATCCGCCCCCGGTTGAGCACAAACTCAATGGCGATAGGCCACTGGGTGTAACCGGTGGAGGTCCACTGGTAGATACGCCCGGATTTCTGGGGCTCCACGCAGCCCATCAGGCAGTAGTCGCGGGCGTCTTCAAAATCGAAACCCTTGCGCAGCATCATTTTGATGTGGGAGTCGTCAAAGTGGCAGGCCGGGAAGCCCATACCCGCTTTCACCACGTCGACGATTTTTTCCATATATTTCTGGGGCGACTGGTTGTGGATACGGCAGGCCAGCGACGGCTGGTACACCTTCACAAAGCGCACGGCATCCATAATCAGGTAGGTCAGATCGTTACAGGCATCCCCGCCGCTGCGCTTCTGGCCGCCAACGGTCAGGTTGATAAACGGCTGATAACCGGCGAAATATTTGGCCCCCAGCTCGCTCGACATCCACATCAGTTCGGCGCATTTGATAATAAACGCCTGTAACAGCTCCAGGGCGGACTCCCGGGTGAGGCGGCCTTCGCGGATGTCGGCTTCGAACATCGGGTAGCAATACTGGTCCACACGGCCCAGGGAGAGCCCGGTCTGGTTCTCTTCAATTTCAAACAGCGATTCGACAGTCCAGATACTCTGCAACGCTTCCTGCAGGGTTTTCGGCGGGTTTGCCGGGACATTCTCGTTCACATCGGCAATGGTCAGCAGCTCGGCCCGGCGCCGGGCGTCTTGCTCTTTCACCGCCAGTTCGCGGGCGTGGGCGGCAATGCGGCGGGCGTAACCCATGACCCCTTCGCAGGTTTCGATTGCCGCTTTGTAGTAGTAGATACGGTCGATATCTTCCGGGTTTTCCATGCTCAGGCAGGCCAGGTGCGCCTCGGCATCGGCTTTAATGCCGTTCATCCCTTTGGTGAACAGTAAAACGTCATAGCCCGGGCAGGTGTCGCCGCCGCCGTTGATCTGGTGGTAGGAGAGATCGCTGACAAAGGTCTCGCCGCTGAAGGCCCAGACCCCGGCTTCACGGTACTGCGCTTCGCAGATCTCATCCAGTGAGCGGCCTTCCCAGAAGGGGACAATCTCTTCGCGGATGGTTTTTTTATCCGCTTCGCTGATGTCGAAGGGATCCTGTGCCCGGGTGCTCATGGTGTCGAGCTCGTCGCGGACCCAGCGCCAGGCGATATCCGGTGAGAAGGCACCCGCGCGCGGCTTGCCGCACGGATGGCCGACAATAAGCTCATCGTCCTGAATCAGAATCGGCGCGGTTTCGCAGGCGTGGCGGAAGGCTTTGGCGCGCAGCAGAATGGTCGGCATGCCCGGGTTGGCTTTTACCACCTCGGTAAAGGCCAGGGCGCGATAGATAGACACGCTCGGGCGTACCGTCAGGTAGTGGTCACGCAGGCGCTGCATGCGCGGCGTTAAGCCTTCCATGACCGGCGTACTCCCGGTACTGGCGGCAAATGGCGCACTGGCGGGCTGCTGCACGCCGCTAAACAGCCGCACCGGCAGGTTCAGGGCGCTGAGGTTACGCTGGGCGCTGATAAACAGGGCGGAGAGTTCGTTGGTGGCGGCGTTGTCGAGGCTGGCACCGTGGATCATGGCATCAAGCATCGGGTAGCCGTCGGTGGCGCAGGCGGCGCGGACTTCACTTAACTGGGCCAGTTTAAACCACAGGCACTCGACTATCTCATAGGCCTGGTCGGCGGTCAGTGCGCCGCTGCTGATATCGCGCTGATAGTAAGGCAGCAGGGCCAGATCCGCCCCCTGCGGGTTCACCGCGTAGCTGCCGTTGTCCAGCTGTAGCGCCAGCTGGAACAGATAAAACGCCTGGCAGGCTTCTTTAAAGTTGCGGGCCGGGTGGGCCGGAACATGGCGCAGCATGGCGGCGCTTTCTGCCAGCTCGGCTTTGCGGTAAGCATGGGTTTGCCCGGCGGCCAGCTGTTCGGCGCTGTTAGCCAGGTTCTGCGCCAGCGCCAGCAGCGCGTCGCAGGCGTAGACCGCGGCGCGGCAACCGTTCACCTCATCCATGCCGCTGCGGCTGACGGCGCTCCCCAGGGCGCGGGCTTTCTCTTCCAGCTGATGTTTGATAGCCAGAACGCCTTTTTCCACCACCAGTTTGTAGTCTGGTGAGTCCAGCTCGCTGTTGAGGTTAAGAAACTGAAAGACCGACGGGCGGCGGGTGGCGCTTTCATCATGGAAAATCGCCCCGTGCGGTTTGCGGGTCTGGTCGCCAACGATAAGCTCATCGGCGCTGACGCTCAGCGGCAGCTGGCGCATCAGCTCAAAGAAACGGCGCGCCGGTTTCACGGCGGCGGGGATCCCGGCGATATCGCCATCCAGGGCGCTGAGCACGGCGGCATGTTCGGTGCACAGGGTGCTGGCGTGTGAGAGTAAGCGGTCTGCCAGCACTTTGACGCGCGGCGTTAAGCTGTAGTGTGCCATGTAAGGTTCTCCAAATCTTGTTGTCAGTGGCCCTGTACGGGGGTGCCGGACCAGGCCTGGCGATAAAGCCCGGTTAAGGCGTTGGCGTCTGGCGTGCGTGGGTTGGTCGGGGTGCAGCTGTCCCGCAGCGCCTGGCCTGTCATCTCTGGCAGGCGGCGGTTGAACTCCGCCGCGTCAATGCCGGTGTCGGCAAGGGTCGCCGGCATCTCAAGGGTCTCTTTTAAGGCCTGAATGGCGACCAGCAGGCTGGCGACCCCCTGGCGCGGCGTGCTGGCGGGCAGCGCCAGCAGGTGGGCCAGACGGGCATATTTGTGTGCCGCCGGGGTGTCGCACTGGCCGTGGAAATCGGCGTTCCATGCCACCACTTCTGCCATCAGCAGGGCGTTGGCGCGGCCGTGGGGCACGCGAAATACCCCGCCCAGGGCGTGGGCCAGGCTGTGGGTGATCCCCAGCGACGCGTTGGTAAACGCGATACCCGCCATGCAGGAGGCGTTATGCATTTTTTCGCGGGCCTGCAGGTCGCGGCCGTTACGCCAGCAGGCGGGCAGATAGCGGAATACCTGCTGGACAACGCTCTCTGCCAGCGCGTCGGAAAAGTCGCTGGCCGCGCGGGAAACGTAGGCTTCCAGGGCGTGGCACAGCACATCCATACCGGTGTCGGCCGTGATGGCCGGTGGCACAGAGGCCACCAGCGTCGGGTCGAGAATGGCGATATCCGGCAGCAGTGAGGGATCCACCAGGACCAGTTTTTCCGCCCCGGCTTTCACAACCGAAAAGGCCGTGACTTCCGAGCCGGTGCCGCTGGTGGTGGGGATAGCCACGAAGCCGGGGCGCGGGCGATCCTCACGGGGGCGGGTTTGCGCCAGGGTGAAAATAACCGCTTTGGCCGCGTCGATAACCGAGCCGCCGCCGAGTGCGATAACCAGATCCGGGTAGTGGCTGTCCATCAGCGTCATGCCGCGTACCACGGTGGCGATATCCGGATCTGCCACCACATCGTCCCAGACTTGCCAGGCGATGCCGCGTGCGCTCAGCAGGGCCGTTACGCGCCCGGCAAGGCCAAATTTCACCATGGCCTGATCGGTCACCAGCAGCACGTTGCGGGCGGAGAGCTCGTTCAGCACCGAGAGGGCGTCCTGGCCGAAGCAAATCCGTGGTTTTAGTAAAAATTCACTCATGGGGTTATTCACTCCTCAGGCGTCCCGAAACACGTTCTCGACAATGGCGACCACCGACATCGCCTTGTAGCGGTCTTTATTGAGCGCGAAATACTCCTCCGCCAGCACGATGTCGTGCATTCCTGCGCCAACGCTGTCGACGGCGACCCAGGTCTGGTCTTTCATCGGCTGCTGGTTGTCATCTAACCGGGTGACTAACAGCAGGTTGCTGCCGCGCAGTTCATCGCACTTTTGCGTGGCGACCACATGGCCGGTTACCTTTGCGAGAATCATTGTTTTATCGCCTTATATCAGGGTGTTATTTACCAAGGCGTTCCAGTACCTGGCGGATAACACGTTCCACGTTTTGCTCGTTGATGTCGTTTGTCGCCTCAGTGGCGGCGCCTGCTGTGGCGAAGCGGTCATCGCTGCCGGTGGCGGCGCTGATCGGGGCCGTGAAGCGCGCGTCATCAAGAATGCTGGGCTGCGGGCAATGTGCCGGGGCGGCCATGGCGGGCTGGGGCTCCGGGCGGCTGCCTGGTGCGCGCAGCTCATCAACCGAGCGCACCCCGTAGCCCACTTTGCGGATATTGAGCAGGTTCAGCGGGCCGACGTTGTCTGAGCTTGAGCCACCGCCTACCGCACCACAGCCGAGGGTGAGCGCCGGGGAGATGTTGGTGGTCGCGCCAATCCCGCCCAGCGCTGCCGGGGTATTGATCAGAATGCGGTTGACCGGTTTTTCAAGGCAGAACTGGCGGATAACGTCCTGGTTGCGGGTGTGGATCACCAGGGTATGGCCGAGCCCTTCATTGGTCAGCAGCTCTACCACGCGGTGGCAGGCGGCTTTCCAGTCCTCTTCCACATACAGGCCGAGTACCGGGCACAGTTTTTCACGCGAGTAGGGGTTTTTCGGGGATACGGTGGACTGCCTGGCGATCAGCACTCTGGTGCTGGCCGGGACACTAAAGCCCGCCATCTGGCTCAGGTGCAGCGCGGTTTTGCCCACCACTTGCGGGTTGATGGTGCCGTTGGCGCGCAGCAGCAGTGCCGCCATTTTCGCCGCCTCGTCGTCGTTCATGAAGTAAACGCCCTGGGCTTCCAGCTCCCGGTGTACTTCGTCGTAAATGCAGCGCTCCACAATGACCGACTGCTCAGAGGCGCAGATAACGCCGTTATCGAAGGTTTTGCTGGTGACGATATCTTTCACCGCCTGGTGAATATCGGCGCTGCGCTCAATAAACGCCGGGCCGTTACCCGGGCCTCCGCTGATGGTCGGGGTGCCGGAGGCATAAGCCGCGCGCACCATGCCTTCACCGCCGGTGGCGAGGATCAGCGAGACGTCTTTGCTGTGCATCAGTTCGGAGGTGGCATCGAGCGTCAACTGGGTGATGCCGTCTACGCTGCCTGCCGGTGCGCCTGCCGCCTGGGCTGCGCGTTTGACGATTTCAATCGCTTTCAGGCTGCACTGGCGCGCCCCCGGGTGCGGCGAGAAGATAATCGCATTACCGGCTTTGAGGGCAATCAGCGCTTTGTAGATAACGGTGGAGGTCGGATTTGTTGAGGGGACCAGCGCACAAATCACGCCCAGCGGCACGCCCACATCCATCACTTTTTTTACCGGGTCGTCATGAATGATGCCTACGGTCTTGATATCTTTGATGGCGTCGTAGACGCGCAGCGACGCGAAGCGGTTTTTCAGCACTTTGTCCTGCCAGTTGCCAAAACCTGTCTCTTCCGCGGCCATTTTCGCCAGCGCTTCGGCGTGGTGCGCTGCTTCCTGGGCCACGTTTTTCACGATGGCGTCGATTTGCTGCTGCGAAAAGGTGGCCAGAATCGCCTGCGCCTTTTTGGCGTTGCGCACCAGTTCCCGCGCGTTCTGCCGGGACTGCAAATCGTTATCCAGTTCAATCATGAGTCTATCCTTCATCAGACGAAAAGAGTGGGGACGGGGCGTGCCCTGTCAGGTCATGCTTTGTGCTGCGCCGCGATTTTTTCGATATCGTTATGCGGGCGCGCAATGACGCGGGAGGTGACGACTTCGCCAATGCGTTTCGCCGCTTCCACGCCGGAATCCACCGCGGCGTTCACCGCACCGACATCGCCTTTCACCATGGCGGTGACCAGGCCGGAGCCGACATTTTCATAGCCGATAAGCTCCACATTGGCGGCTTTACACATGGCGTCTGCGGCTTCAATACAGGCCACCAGACCTTTGGTTTCGATAAGACCAAGCGCTTCTTTCATCAGGTTTCTCCGTTAGTCGGCAATTTTGTAATGCGAGACGATTTTGTTGATGTCGTTGTGCGGGCGGGCGATAACCAGTGAGGTCACCACTTCGCCAATGCGCTGGGCTGATTCCACCCCGGAATCCACCGCCGCTTTCACCGCGCCGACATCGCCTTTCACCATGGCGGTGACCAGGCCGGAGCCGACGTTTTCATAGCCGATAAGCTCCACATTGGCGGCTTTACACATGGCATCTGCCGCTTCAATACAGGCCACCAGACCTTTGGTTTCAATCAGACCTAATGCATCACCCATTTGTGTTCTCCTGGCCCTCAGGCCTTGTGTTTAATGACGATTTTGTTGATGTCGTTATGCGGACGCGCAATCACCAGTGAGGTCACCACCTCGCCAATGCGCTGGGCAGATTCCACCCCGGAATCCACGGCCGCTTTCACTGCGCCGACGTCGCCCTTCACCATGGCGGTGACCAGGCCGGAGCCGACGTTTTCATAGCCGATCAGTTCGACGTTGGCGGCTTTACACATGGCGTCTGCCGCCTCAATACAGGCCACCAGACCTTTGGTTTCGATAAGCCCCAATGCATCACCCATCGTGATTTCCTCCAGAACAGGTTTTGTGGTTCGGGAAAACCGTCCGCGTAACGGCATCAACACGCGGAAGCGGCGTTCGGAATTCACTATAGGGGATGGCGGGTGAAGTGAAATATAAATCCGTAAACGGCACTGTTTTAGATTTTAATTCTGAAATTTAGCCATTTTTAGCGCTGTATTTATGTGTCTGTGCTGTTTTTGCGGATGGTATTTGTGTGGCGATAAGGCGTTTTTTCAGGCGTTTTACGAACGGGGAAGTAATGTTAACGGGATGCTAATTTATTGCCGAAGTGGCGTAACATACCCGCCAGATAAGTGTGGTTATGGTCATGTTTTGCGGTGCAGGGCTAAATGCAAAACGTGCGCTTTCCTCCCGGGGAAAATAGCAGGGAAAAGCGCAGTGTGAGCGGGGACTCATTTTCCCCGCCGGGGGCTGGCGGGGTTAATCGAGGGTGCTGCCGGATTTCAGGGTGCAGATATAGAGTGGCGAATTGATGGAGCTTAACAGGATGGCCTTGTCGTTAAGCTTTTGCGCGTTAAGGAACAGACCGTCGTGGCTGTCGGACATCTCGCGCATGAAGTAGTCGAAGATGACATCGGGTGATTCGTCAATTGACGAGGCGCTGGACGCCCACTTCCTGATGCGGTAGTGGCGCTCGGTCGCGGAGATACGTTTGCTGCTGTAGTCGAACTGCACGTAGCGCTGCAAATAGCGGTGACCGGCGGCAGAGTCGGTATAGCCTTCCACCACCATGGAGCCGTGGCCGCTGGCGCCGAAGCTGAAATGGATATTGCCGTTGACGTTCTCTTTCCCCATGTCTTCAAAACGCATGATGGCTTTGGTGGAGCAGCTCATTGCGCCATCGCTCGGGTCCGGCAGCAGGCGCCAGGCGCTGAAGCTGGCCGCGGCGATAAACACCAGGGCAGAAAGGGCGAAAAAGGAGCGGGGGGCTAATTTCATTGCGGCTTCCAGGCATAGTAAAAGTAGTTATCGCAATAGCTAAACGGGTTGTC
This Shimwellia blattae DSM 4481 = NBRC 105725 DNA region includes the following protein-coding sequences:
- a CDS encoding BMC domain-containing protein codes for the protein MKSLGVIETRGLVSAIQAVDAACKAAGVTCIGYRKVGSGLVSVCFEGEISAIHTAIERGVAVAGAGHTVRSLVIARPEPSVVNALSSLKGNPPPAKSAAAPAAPAAVAAPEPVTPGAPQPDQEEKNPAQAHKKGKKA
- the cutD gene encoding choline TMA-lyase-activating enzyme, which codes for MIATQELTGRIFNIQKYSIYDGDGIRTLVFFKGCNLRCPWCANPEGLTQQFQVMFSHDKCINCGECASVCPAGVHTQVAENGVMKHVVDRSKTCVGCRKCEEICTRRALDIMGRDVTVSELMEIIMQDYDFYISSGGGVTIGGGEMSLQTDFAVALFSECKKMMINTAVETQGTTPLANYQKLAPVTDTFLFDLKQIDSEQHKGMLGIGNEGIRRNLEWLVDSGASVIVRMPLIRGYNDSFDAITGAITYVQKLAKRGNIRRIDILPYHQLGRKKYERLDMPYPVSGDPSYAPQELDQLEAFFRQFDFDIRLVRH
- the cutC gene encoding choline trimethylamine-lyase; amino-acid sequence: MAHYSLTPRVKVLADRLLSHASTLCTEHAAVLSALDGDIAGIPAAVKPARRFFELMRQLPLSVSADELIVGDQTRKPHGAIFHDESATRRPSVFQFLNLNSELDSPDYKLVVEKGVLAIKHQLEEKARALGSAVSRSGMDEVNGCRAAVYACDALLALAQNLANSAEQLAAGQTHAYRKAELAESAAMLRHVPAHPARNFKEACQAFYLFQLALQLDNGSYAVNPQGADLALLPYYQRDISSGALTADQAYEIVECLWFKLAQLSEVRAACATDGYPMLDAMIHGASLDNAATNELSALFISAQRNLSALNLPVRLFSGVQQPASAPFAASTGSTPVMEGLTPRMQRLRDHYLTVRPSVSIYRALAFTEVVKANPGMPTILLRAKAFRHACETAPILIQDDELIVGHPCGKPRAGAFSPDIAWRWVRDELDTMSTRAQDPFDISEADKKTIREEIVPFWEGRSLDEICEAQYREAGVWAFSGETFVSDLSYHQINGGGDTCPGYDVLLFTKGMNGIKADAEAHLACLSMENPEDIDRIYYYKAAIETCEGVMGYARRIAAHARELAVKEQDARRRAELLTIADVNENVPANPPKTLQEALQSIWTVESLFEIEENQTGLSLGRVDQYCYPMFEADIREGRLTRESALELLQAFIIKCAELMWMSSELGAKYFAGYQPFINLTVGGQKRSGGDACNDLTYLIMDAVRFVKVYQPSLACRIHNQSPQKYMEKIVDVVKAGMGFPACHFDDSHIKMMLRKGFDFEDARDYCLMGCVEPQKSGRIYQWTSTGYTQWPIAIEFVLNRGRMVLFDSYQGLDTGELQNLNTFEAFDAAVKQQIAHIVRLSAIGTVISQRVHRDVAPKPLMSLLVEGCMESGKDVAAGGAMVNHGPGLIFSGLATYVDSMAAIRKLVFDERKYTLEQIRDALLANFEGYEALRRDCLNAPKYGNDDNYADQYALDITEWTEKECRKYQMLYSTLSHGTLSISNNTPIGELTNATPNGRLAWMPLSDGISPTQGADKQGPTAIIKSVSKMNVETMNIGMVHNFKFLKGLLDTQEGRHGLITLLRTASILGNGQMQFSYVDNEVLKKAQQEPEKYRDLIVRVAGYSAYFVELCKEVQDEIISRTVIEKF
- a CDS encoding 1-propanol dehydrogenase PduQ yields the protein MSEFLLKPRICFGQDALSVLNELSARNVLLVTDQAMVKFGLAGRVTALLSARGIAWQVWDDVVADPDIATVVRGMTLMDSHYPDLVIALGGGSVIDAAKAVIFTLAQTRPREDRPRPGFVAIPTTSGTGSEVTAFSVVKAGAEKLVLVDPSLLPDIAILDPTLVASVPPAITADTGMDVLCHALEAYVSRAASDFSDALAESVVQQVFRYLPACWRNGRDLQAREKMHNASCMAGIAFTNASLGITHSLAHALGGVFRVPHGRANALLMAEVVAWNADFHGQCDTPAAHKYARLAHLLALPASTPRQGVASLLVAIQALKETLEMPATLADTGIDAAEFNRRLPEMTGQALRDSCTPTNPRTPDANALTGLYRQAWSGTPVQGH
- a CDS encoding EutN/CcmL family microcompartment protein translates to MILAKVTGHVVATQKCDELRGSNLLLVTRLDDNQQPMKDQTWVAVDSVGAGMHDIVLAEEYFALNKDRYKAMSVVAIVENVFRDA
- a CDS encoding acetaldehyde dehydrogenase (acetylating), translated to MIELDNDLQSRQNARELVRNAKKAQAILATFSQQQIDAIVKNVAQEAAHHAEALAKMAAEETGFGNWQDKVLKNRFASLRVYDAIKDIKTVGIIHDDPVKKVMDVGVPLGVICALVPSTNPTSTVIYKALIALKAGNAIIFSPHPGARQCSLKAIEIVKRAAQAAGAPAGSVDGITQLTLDATSELMHSKDVSLILATGGEGMVRAAYASGTPTISGGPGNGPAFIERSADIHQAVKDIVTSKTFDNGVICASEQSVIVERCIYDEVHRELEAQGVYFMNDDEAAKMAALLLRANGTINPQVVGKTALHLSQMAGFSVPASTRVLIARQSTVSPKNPYSREKLCPVLGLYVEEDWKAACHRVVELLTNEGLGHTLVIHTRNQDVIRQFCLEKPVNRILINTPAALGGIGATTNISPALTLGCGAVGGGSSSDNVGPLNLLNIRKVGYGVRSVDELRAPGSRPEPQPAMAAPAHCPQPSILDDARFTAPISAATGSDDRFATAGAATEATNDINEQNVERVIRQVLERLGK
- a CDS encoding BMC domain-containing protein, translated to MKEALGLIETKGLVACIEAADAMCKAANVELIGYENVGSGLVTAMVKGDVGAVNAAVDSGVEAAKRIGEVVTSRVIARPHNDIEKIAAQHKA
- a CDS encoding BMC domain-containing protein, which produces MGDALGLIETKGLVACIEAADAMCKAANVELIGYENVGSGLVTAMVKGDVGAVKAAVDSGVESAQRIGEVVTSLVIARPHNDINKIVSHYKIAD
- a CDS encoding BMC domain-containing protein, with amino-acid sequence MGDALGLIETKGLVACIEAADAMCKAANVELIGYENVGSGLVTAMVKGDVGAVKAAVDSGVESAQRIGEVVTSLVIARPHNDINKIVIKHKA
- a CDS encoding FidL-like protein is translated as MKLAPRSFFALSALVFIAAASFSAWRLLPDPSDGAMSCSTKAIMRFEDMGKENVNGNIHFSFGASGHGSMVVEGYTDSAAGHRYLQRYVQFDYSSKRISATERHYRIRKWASSASSIDESPDVIFDYFMREMSDSHDGLFLNAQKLNDKAILLSSINSPLYICTLKSGSTLD